In the Polyangiaceae bacterium genome, one interval contains:
- a CDS encoding autotransporter outer membrane beta-barrel domain-containing protein has product MRRGTSVRVGAFVLSCSLVAAAQGSPEPPAAPAFPPGEPGVAPAAPAPGEGGPAAPGEPPPPAPPQGGAPAAPPSGAPPPPAPPGYAPPPAGSAPPPAGYAPPAYGQPGYGPGYGSPPYGEPPLPPPEPGVHLHDGFYLRLGLGVGYGNVNSTGTAGSSDVEVTYKGFGPVYELLIGGTPGGGLVIGGGFVGQDISEPEIEVTVGSGSASTQAPDNSALGVVVLGPFVDWFPDETGGAHVGLIAGIGGIGVQDQNGDSATGFGAALFGGYDFWVGKQWSIGPEARVVYVSADRDSGSGTLQSSFDDKATSFELLFTALLH; this is encoded by the coding sequence GTGCGGCGCGGCACGAGTGTGCGGGTGGGCGCGTTCGTGCTCAGCTGCAGTCTAGTTGCGGCGGCTCAGGGATCACCTGAGCCGCCCGCCGCGCCTGCGTTTCCTCCTGGGGAACCCGGCGTCGCGCCTGCTGCGCCCGCGCCGGGTGAGGGTGGGCCCGCCGCTCCGGGGGAGCCACCTCCTCCAGCGCCGCCGCAAGGTGGAGCACCTGCTGCGCCGCCATCTGGTGCGCCGCCACCGCCAGCGCCACCTGGTTACGCGCCGCCACCTGCGGGCAGTGCACCACCGCCTGCCGGCTATGCGCCGCCCGCGTATGGGCAGCCCGGCTACGGTCCTGGCTATGGCTCACCGCCCTACGGCGAGCCCCCGCTGCCGCCGCCCGAGCCCGGCGTTCATCTCCACGACGGCTTCTACCTGCGCCTGGGCCTGGGCGTTGGCTACGGCAACGTGAACAGTACCGGAACCGCTGGTAGCAGCGATGTCGAAGTGACCTACAAGGGCTTCGGGCCCGTGTACGAACTGCTGATCGGTGGGACGCCCGGTGGTGGCCTCGTGATCGGCGGTGGCTTCGTGGGTCAGGACATCAGCGAGCCCGAGATCGAGGTGACGGTGGGTTCTGGGTCGGCTTCGACGCAAGCGCCGGACAACTCTGCCCTCGGCGTCGTGGTGCTCGGTCCCTTCGTGGATTGGTTCCCAGACGAGACTGGCGGCGCGCACGTCGGCCTCATCGCGGGCATCGGCGGGATCGGTGTGCAGGATCAAAACGGCGACAGCGCGACTGGTTTCGGCGCAGCGCTGTTCGGCGGCTACGACTTTTGGGTGGGGAAGCAGTGGTCGATCGGGCCCGAGGCCCGCGTGGTGTACGTGAGTGCCGATCGTGATTCCGGCTCAGGCACGCTGCAGTCGTCGTTCGACGACAAGGCCACGAGCTTCGAGCTGCTGTTCACGGCGTTGCTGCACTGA
- a CDS encoding class I SAM-dependent methyltransferase translates to MPALTDYVVFKDQKLARKYANKRIPMATLYEAYFDGDIDIPGDIYEFLANRNLFVNYNLTPMHFKWAVTNFLPEVAIHSKTQDTRIVREHYDRGNDFFGWFLGERMVYTSGFYEDPSQTLEQAQDNKMDLVCQKLQLKPGDRLLDIGCGWGTLVRHAAKYYGVDATGVTLAKKQTEFGTKRIADWGLSDRARILCSDYRDIPKQKFDKIVSLEMVEHVGVKNLLSFYQQCNDLLEDEGLMLLQWTGLRRGLRGEDLIWGLFMNKYIFPGADASLCPAPMLQHMEKAGFETHSVENISIHYMWTIKAWHDNWLSNKDAVIAAYGERWYRIWHFFLAWSTLIGKQGNAACFQVVMNKNLDHYDRTRWVTNKGVVLGDRSDRFVNREAPAAAFASAE, encoded by the coding sequence ATGCCTGCACTCACTGACTACGTGGTCTTCAAGGACCAAAAGCTCGCTCGCAAGTACGCCAACAAGCGTATCCCGATGGCCACGCTGTACGAGGCCTACTTCGACGGCGACATCGACATCCCCGGCGACATCTACGAGTTCCTCGCGAATCGCAACCTGTTCGTCAACTACAACTTGACGCCGATGCACTTCAAGTGGGCGGTCACGAACTTCCTGCCTGAGGTGGCGATTCACAGCAAGACCCAGGACACCCGCATCGTGCGCGAGCACTACGACCGTGGAAACGACTTCTTCGGCTGGTTCCTCGGCGAGCGCATGGTCTACACCTCGGGGTTCTACGAGGATCCAAGCCAGACCCTGGAGCAGGCGCAGGACAACAAGATGGACCTCGTGTGCCAGAAGTTGCAGCTGAAGCCGGGCGACCGCCTGCTCGACATTGGTTGCGGCTGGGGCACCCTGGTGCGTCACGCGGCGAAGTACTACGGCGTGGACGCCACTGGCGTGACGTTGGCCAAGAAGCAGACCGAGTTCGGCACCAAGCGCATCGCGGACTGGGGTCTCTCGGACCGCGCACGTATTCTCTGCTCCGACTACCGCGACATTCCCAAGCAGAAGTTCGACAAGATCGTGTCCCTGGAAATGGTGGAGCACGTCGGCGTCAAGAACCTGCTCTCCTTCTACCAGCAGTGCAACGACCTGCTCGAGGACGAGGGCCTGATGTTGCTGCAGTGGACCGGCCTTCGCCGTGGTCTGCGAGGCGAGGATCTGATCTGGGGCTTGTTCATGAACAAGTACATTTTCCCCGGTGCAGATGCCAGTCTGTGCCCCGCGCCCATGCTCCAGCACATGGAGAAGGCGGGCTTCGAGACCCACAGCGTCGAGAACATCAGCATCCACTACATGTGGACGATCAAGGCCTGGCACGACAACTGGCTGTCCAACAAGGACGCCGTGATCGCCGCCTACGGTGAGCGCTGGTACCGCATCTGGCACTTCTTCTTGGCCTGGTCGACCCTCATCGGCAAGCAGGGCAACGCCGCTTGCTTCCAGGTGGTGATGAACAAGAACCTGGACCACTACGACCGCACGCGTTGGGTCACCAACAAGGGCGTCGTGCTCGGGGATCGCTCGGATCGCTTCGTCAATCGCGAAGCGCCGGCGGCGGCCTTCGCCAGCGCTGAATGA
- the cysD gene encoding sulfate adenylyltransferase subunit CysD: MAPGTFTSSRQLSHLAQLEAESIQILREATAEFDRPVMLYSIGKDSSVMAHLARKAFHPGKPPFPFMHIDTTWKFRAMIEFRDEYCETHGLDLIVHTNPQGLAENINPFDHGSQKYTTVMKTQALLQALSSGGFDAAFGGARRDEERSRAKERIYSFRDRYGQWDPKNQRPELWNLYNSRITKGESVRVFPLSNWTELDVWLYIHLEKIPIVPLYLAADRPVVVRDGTLIMVDDERMRLLPGEVPRMERVRFRTLGCYPLSGAIPSTATTLPEIIQEMLMTRYSERQGRLIDFDEDGSMEVKKREGYF; this comes from the coding sequence ATGGCGCCCGGTACTTTCACCAGCTCTAGGCAGCTTTCCCACCTGGCTCAGTTGGAGGCCGAGAGCATCCAGATCCTTCGTGAGGCCACGGCGGAGTTCGACCGGCCGGTGATGCTCTACAGCATCGGCAAGGACTCGAGCGTGATGGCGCACCTGGCGCGCAAGGCGTTCCACCCGGGCAAGCCTCCCTTTCCCTTCATGCACATCGACACGACGTGGAAGTTCCGCGCCATGATCGAGTTCCGGGACGAGTACTGCGAGACGCACGGGCTCGACCTGATCGTCCATACCAATCCCCAGGGGCTGGCGGAGAACATCAACCCCTTCGATCACGGCAGTCAAAAGTACACGACCGTGATGAAGACCCAAGCGCTGCTTCAGGCCCTCTCCAGCGGAGGGTTCGACGCGGCATTTGGCGGCGCGCGTCGTGACGAAGAACGCTCCCGCGCCAAGGAACGCATCTATTCCTTCCGGGATCGCTACGGGCAGTGGGATCCGAAGAACCAACGCCCAGAGCTGTGGAATCTCTACAACAGCCGCATCACCAAGGGCGAGTCCGTGCGCGTGTTCCCGCTCTCGAACTGGACCGAGCTGGACGTGTGGCTCTACATTCACTTGGAGAAGATCCCGATCGTTCCCCTCTATCTCGCCGCGGACCGCCCCGTGGTGGTGCGTGACGGCACGCTGATCATGGTGGACGACGAACGAATGCGGTTGCTACCGGGTGAAGTGCCACGGATGGAGCGAGTGCGCTTCCGCACCCTCGGCTGCTACCCGCTGTCGGGGGCGATCCCTTCGACGGCGACGACATTGCCGGAAATCATCCAGGAAATGCTGATGACTCGCTACTCCGAGCGACAGGGGCGCCTGATCGATTTCGACGAGGACGGGTCGATGGAGGTCAAGAAGCGGGAAGGCTACTTCTGA
- the cysN gene encoding sulfate adenylyltransferase subunit CysN, with amino-acid sequence MTSEQEQSLIEHDIEAFLRRHQEKELLRFVTVGSVDDGKSTLIGRLLYDTRGIYEDQLTAVRRASKQEGTDIDLALVTDGLKAEREQGITIDVAYRYFATERRKLIIADTPGHVQYTRNMATGASTAHLAVILIDARLGVLQQSRRHAFIASLLGIRELTVCVNKMDLVAFDDSAFSRIRDQFGEFCARLGFDGVTFIPVSALGGDNVVNASRAMPWYDGPTLLSHLETVPLPQVREGDAFRYPVQLVLRPNLDYRAYAGQVVSGQVRPGDRVMSLPSRKTTTVLSIDTFEGQIDSAFAPMSVALRLADEIDVSRGDMLVHPEGAPAVRKRFSATLVWMAERPLDLDKSYFLKHSTQLLRAEVERVDHVVNLDTLAPESASHLELNDIGKVIVSCHKPLFCDTYEQCRATGAFVLIDPISNYTVAAGMIQSEELAEPDEQSPPARGTVTRVSRGERLDRMQQAGQIVWLTGLPGAGKSELAYALERRLFDAGRVAIVVDPHDGLGGGGGPHGGSPLHAPEMARRFAEAGVIAIFAFASPMASDRRAVCDAVGTERFFEVHVTTPLAECRERDHRGSYDALHGPLEYEAPDESATRVSLSEADADTHATTLAELLLARTTR; translated from the coding sequence ATGACCTCCGAGCAAGAACAGTCGTTGATCGAGCACGACATCGAGGCCTTCCTGCGCCGGCACCAGGAAAAGGAGCTCCTGCGCTTCGTGACCGTGGGCTCCGTCGACGACGGCAAGAGCACGTTGATCGGGCGATTGCTCTACGACACTCGCGGCATCTACGAAGACCAACTCACTGCCGTGCGGCGTGCCAGCAAGCAAGAGGGCACCGACATCGATCTGGCGCTGGTGACGGACGGACTGAAGGCGGAGCGCGAACAAGGCATCACCATCGACGTCGCCTATCGCTACTTCGCAACCGAGCGGCGCAAGCTGATCATCGCCGACACTCCCGGGCACGTGCAGTACACGCGCAACATGGCGACGGGCGCATCCACCGCGCACCTGGCAGTCATCCTGATCGACGCGCGCCTCGGCGTGCTGCAGCAGTCGCGCCGCCACGCCTTCATCGCCTCTCTGCTCGGCATCCGCGAGCTGACGGTGTGCGTGAACAAGATGGACTTGGTCGCGTTCGACGATAGCGCCTTCAGCCGAATTCGCGACCAGTTCGGCGAGTTCTGCGCGCGGCTCGGTTTCGACGGCGTGACCTTCATTCCCGTCAGCGCTCTGGGCGGCGACAACGTCGTGAATGCCAGTCGCGCGATGCCCTGGTACGACGGGCCCACGCTGCTCTCGCATCTGGAGACGGTTCCGCTGCCTCAGGTTCGAGAAGGTGACGCCTTTCGCTACCCGGTCCAGCTCGTCTTGCGGCCCAACCTCGACTATCGCGCCTACGCGGGCCAGGTCGTTTCAGGACAGGTGCGACCCGGCGACCGGGTCATGAGTCTGCCCTCCCGCAAGACGACCACGGTTCTGTCGATCGACACCTTCGAGGGCCAGATTGATTCCGCGTTCGCGCCAATGAGCGTTGCTTTGCGACTGGCCGATGAGATTGACGTCAGCCGTGGCGACATGTTGGTGCACCCTGAAGGGGCGCCCGCCGTTCGCAAGCGCTTCAGCGCCACGCTGGTGTGGATGGCCGAGCGCCCCCTCGATCTGGACAAGAGCTATTTCCTGAAACACTCCACGCAGCTGCTGCGCGCAGAAGTGGAGCGAGTCGACCACGTAGTGAACCTGGACACCCTGGCGCCCGAGTCAGCCAGCCACCTGGAGCTGAACGACATCGGCAAAGTGATCGTGTCCTGCCACAAGCCGCTGTTCTGCGACACCTACGAGCAGTGTCGAGCGACTGGCGCGTTCGTGCTCATCGATCCGATCAGCAACTACACCGTCGCCGCCGGCATGATTCAGTCCGAAGAACTCGCCGAGCCCGACGAGCAGTCGCCCCCCGCTCGCGGCACGGTCACGCGCGTGAGTCGTGGTGAGCGCCTCGACCGCATGCAGCAGGCCGGGCAGATCGTCTGGCTGACGGGCCTCCCGGGTGCGGGAAAGAGTGAGCTTGCCTACGCCCTCGAGCGCCGACTCTTCGACGCGGGTCGTGTCGCCATCGTGGTGGATCCCCATGACGGACTCGGCGGTGGGGGCGGCCCTCACGGCGGCAGCCCGCTGCACGCACCAGAGATGGCACGCCGTTTCGCCGAGGCGGGGGTCATCGCGATCTTCGCCTTTGCCTCGCCAATGGCCAGCGACCGCCGCGCGGTGTGTGACGCGGTGGGGACGGAACGCTTCTTCGAAGTGCACGTCACGACGCCTCTCGCCGAGTGTCGCGAGCGGGATCACCGCGGTAGCTACGACGCGCTGCACGGCCCCCTCGAGTACGAGGCCCCCGACGAGTCGGCCACGCGAGTGTCCTTGTCCGAGGCCGACGCCGACACTCACGCGACCACCCTGGCCGAGCTGCTCTTGGCGCGCACCACGCGCTAG
- a CDS encoding carboxypeptidase-like regulatory domain-containing protein, protein MATLLAVACAGSEDAGPDRVDAGADGAAGSAGSGSDATVSLDASSCVPATCADLGVDCGQQADGCGNLIDCGGCVAPEYCGGGGPSKCGSDPCTKKTCAEINASCGMQGDGCGGLMDCGSCTAPQTCGGGGTPNQCGGVACTPKTCTQMGFDCGPVADGCGGLVNCGSCTKAGDICGGSGKPNVCGAATVPCAKKTCADWGANCGPVSDGCGGLTASCGTCGGGECCGCGGNPSECGGAPPPCVPKTCAQLGANCGVASDGCGGLTVNCGSCGSGNCCGCGGTPNVCGGAPNCTKKTCADFPAGTCGQQSDGCGGLTTNCGTCSPPAFCGGGGPNQCGTGSTCINLQCKQVTCPTGTTSISGTVYDPAGLRPLPNVFVYVPNGTPTAFGNGATCDKCGSALSGLPLVTTLTDAAGKFTLGNMPVGVDIPVVIQIGRWRRQIKVTTTQCTNLAISASLTRLPRNKSEGDIPRIALTTGGYDSLECLLRKIGIDDSEFTNPAGSGRVNLFKGQPGTGPNQAVGKYDPAVGGASFPASTTLWQSLSSLQQYDVVLLACEGDTFSSTKPASALKAMFDYTNVGGRVFASHYHHYWVSANTNGTGSGAWGTLASWIYPSPGMLSSTYSPTVPEKVVTTFPKGSLLANWLVTVGASTSVGNLSVYDTKNSVKSYDQSRALEWIYAENTLDPALKPIARATQYLTFNTPVGVAPANQCGRFIFSDIHVSSGDKGNAFPSECKSTSMSPQEKALEFMFFDLSSSVCDESQPPPTCTKLTCADQGIQCGPAPDGCGGIIANCGICTSPQVCSTGGKCGGSICTPTTCAVLGYDCGQWSDGCGASLNCGNCAGSNTCGGGGVLGKCGTGSCTKQTCASLGYSCGLWADGCGGTLNCGSCVAPATCGGGGAPGQCGGSGCVKKSCAELGVSCGLSGDGCGGTIDCGPCGGPSCTPLDCGGRCGPQGDGCGGVLSCEACPPGTCVPTSCIKASAQCGFYPDGCGGGLDCGTCSVGTCINNKCVTVN, encoded by the coding sequence GTGGCGACACTTCTGGCGGTGGCATGCGCTGGAAGCGAAGACGCGGGACCGGATCGAGTGGACGCGGGAGCGGACGGTGCTGCCGGGAGTGCCGGCTCGGGAAGCGACGCAACGGTCTCTCTGGACGCGTCGAGTTGCGTCCCAGCGACCTGCGCCGATCTCGGAGTCGATTGTGGTCAACAGGCAGACGGCTGCGGAAACTTGATCGACTGCGGGGGATGCGTAGCGCCGGAGTATTGCGGCGGGGGTGGCCCGAGCAAGTGTGGTAGCGACCCTTGCACCAAGAAGACATGCGCAGAGATCAACGCTTCTTGTGGCATGCAAGGAGACGGCTGCGGCGGACTGATGGACTGCGGCAGCTGCACCGCACCTCAGACCTGCGGTGGCGGAGGAACGCCGAATCAGTGTGGCGGCGTGGCTTGCACCCCGAAGACGTGTACCCAAATGGGGTTCGACTGCGGTCCCGTAGCGGATGGCTGCGGCGGCCTCGTCAATTGTGGTAGCTGCACCAAGGCCGGTGACATCTGCGGAGGCAGCGGCAAGCCAAACGTCTGCGGTGCTGCCACCGTCCCCTGTGCCAAGAAGACCTGCGCCGACTGGGGCGCGAACTGCGGGCCCGTGAGTGACGGCTGTGGCGGGCTGACCGCCAGCTGCGGAACCTGCGGCGGAGGCGAGTGTTGTGGTTGCGGAGGCAATCCAAGCGAGTGCGGTGGCGCCCCACCTCCCTGTGTTCCCAAGACCTGCGCCCAGCTCGGCGCCAACTGCGGGGTGGCCAGTGACGGCTGCGGCGGGCTGACGGTGAATTGCGGCTCTTGCGGTAGCGGCAACTGCTGCGGTTGCGGGGGAACGCCGAACGTGTGCGGCGGCGCGCCGAACTGCACGAAGAAGACTTGTGCAGACTTTCCGGCGGGAACCTGCGGCCAGCAATCAGACGGCTGCGGGGGGTTGACGACGAACTGCGGAACTTGCTCCCCACCCGCTTTCTGCGGTGGCGGCGGTCCCAACCAGTGCGGCACCGGCTCCACCTGCATCAACCTGCAGTGCAAGCAGGTCACGTGCCCGACCGGGACCACCAGTATCAGCGGTACAGTCTACGACCCCGCGGGTCTCCGCCCGTTACCCAACGTCTTCGTGTACGTGCCCAACGGTACGCCGACGGCCTTCGGCAACGGCGCTACATGCGACAAGTGTGGGTCTGCGCTTTCCGGACTGCCGCTGGTCACGACGCTGACCGACGCCGCGGGCAAGTTCACTCTGGGCAACATGCCCGTCGGAGTCGACATCCCCGTGGTGATTCAGATCGGCCGGTGGCGACGCCAGATCAAGGTGACGACGACTCAATGCACCAACCTGGCGATCTCCGCCTCGCTCACGCGCTTGCCACGGAACAAGAGCGAGGGGGACATCCCCAGAATCGCGCTGACCACGGGTGGCTACGACTCGTTGGAGTGCTTGCTGCGCAAGATCGGCATCGACGACAGTGAGTTCACCAATCCCGCGGGCAGCGGACGGGTCAACTTGTTCAAGGGGCAGCCGGGAACGGGCCCGAACCAGGCCGTAGGTAAGTACGATCCAGCGGTCGGGGGCGCGTCCTTCCCCGCTTCCACGACTTTGTGGCAGAGCCTCTCGAGCCTGCAACAGTACGACGTCGTGCTGCTGGCTTGCGAAGGAGACACCTTCTCGTCCACCAAGCCCGCCAGCGCGCTCAAAGCCATGTTCGACTACACGAACGTGGGCGGGCGTGTCTTCGCATCGCACTATCACCACTACTGGGTCAGTGCGAACACCAACGGCACCGGTTCCGGTGCCTGGGGTACCCTGGCCAGTTGGATCTATCCATCGCCAGGCATGCTCTCCAGCACGTACTCGCCCACGGTGCCCGAGAAGGTCGTGACCACGTTCCCGAAGGGGAGCCTGCTTGCCAACTGGCTGGTCACGGTCGGGGCGTCCACCTCCGTGGGAAACCTCTCCGTCTACGACACCAAGAACAGCGTCAAGAGCTACGACCAGTCCCGCGCCTTGGAATGGATCTATGCCGAGAACACGTTGGACCCGGCGCTGAAACCCATTGCCCGCGCCACCCAGTATCTGACCTTCAATACCCCCGTGGGCGTCGCGCCAGCGAACCAGTGTGGGCGCTTCATCTTCAGCGACATTCACGTGTCGTCTGGGGACAAGGGCAACGCCTTCCCCAGCGAGTGCAAGAGCACCAGTATGAGTCCCCAGGAAAAGGCCCTGGAATTCATGTTCTTCGATCTCTCGTCATCCGTGTGCGACGAGTCGCAGCCGCCGCCCACCTGCACCAAGCTCACCTGCGCCGACCAAGGGATTCAATGTGGGCCCGCCCCCGACGGCTGCGGTGGGATCATCGCCAACTGCGGGATTTGTACGTCGCCGCAGGTGTGCAGCACTGGGGGCAAGTGTGGAGGCTCGATTTGCACGCCAACGACATGCGCGGTGCTCGGCTACGACTGCGGCCAGTGGTCCGATGGCTGCGGAGCCAGCCTGAATTGCGGGAACTGCGCGGGCTCGAACACCTGCGGCGGCGGCGGAGTTCTCGGAAAGTGCGGAACGGGGAGCTGTACGAAGCAGACCTGTGCTTCGCTCGGCTACAGCTGTGGTCTGTGGGCGGATGGCTGTGGCGGGACGCTGAATTGCGGTTCCTGCGTCGCTCCGGCGACGTGTGGCGGCGGCGGTGCGCCCGGTCAGTGTGGTGGGAGCGGCTGCGTGAAGAAGAGCTGCGCGGAACTCGGCGTGAGCTGCGGGCTCTCGGGGGATGGTTGCGGCGGCACTATCGACTGTGGCCCCTGCGGGGGGCCCAGCTGTACGCCGCTGGACTGCGGCGGTCGCTGTGGGCCCCAGGGTGACGGTTGCGGCGGCGTACTTTCGTGTGAGGCGTGTCCGCCCGGAACGTGCGTGCCGACGTCGTGCATCAAGGCGAGTGCGCAATGTGGCTTCTATCCGGATGGTTGCGGTGGTGGTCTCGATTGCGGCACCTGCAGCGTAGGCACCTGCATCAACAACAAGTGTGTGACGGTCAACTGA
- a CDS encoding DUF2345 domain-containing protein has protein sequence MKPSALGMIAGAALFGALSYSNPVQSEPQRLAVAPDTATLLARIEALEARSFKPVGTGYMLSLNGAQITISDHGDVELTAGRNAVITAGTGLSLQTGQDAQVQTGRNLMLRSGKDLSVKAGRQYATEAGTTAVVSSGDDMIVQGGKELTIKSGRATNVLVARDFAVNANGNIRLKAAQNVVIKGKKIPEQKIPEQ, from the coding sequence ATGAAACCCTCGGCCCTTGGCATGATCGCCGGGGCGGCCCTCTTCGGCGCCCTGTCCTATTCGAATCCCGTGCAATCCGAGCCGCAGCGTCTGGCAGTAGCGCCCGACACGGCGACGCTGCTCGCACGCATCGAGGCGCTCGAAGCACGATCCTTCAAGCCGGTGGGAACCGGCTACATGCTGTCGCTCAATGGTGCACAGATCACGATCTCGGATCACGGCGACGTCGAACTCACGGCTGGGCGCAATGCGGTCATCACAGCCGGGACAGGGCTCTCCCTGCAGACGGGCCAGGATGCACAAGTGCAGACTGGGCGCAATCTGATGCTGCGAAGCGGCAAAGATCTATCTGTGAAGGCAGGGCGACAATACGCCACTGAGGCGGGAACGACTGCTGTCGTCAGCAGTGGTGACGACATGATCGTGCAGGGAGGAAAAGAACTGACGATCAAGTCCGGCCGCGCGACGAACGTGTTGGTTGCGCGGGATTTCGCGGTCAATGCGAACGGCAACATCAGGCTGAAAGCCGCTCAGAACGTCGTCATCAAGGGCAAGAAGATCCCGGAGCAGAAGATCCCGGAGCAATAG
- a CDS encoding N-formylglutamate amidohydrolase produces MNVPVVLSCEHASHVLPPAFVGRASERILRSHRGWDAGALAVAKALSRALAAPLFAGRVSRLLVDLNRSATHPKLSAIAKAHERPLLVARYHRPFRDAVARALAHEIRAHGSVLHLSIHSFTPVLRGERRNADLGLLYDPRRASERRLARTMQPLLRENLGARVRLNYPYRGTADGHTTALRRRFSAACYAGIELELNRAWISQAHTRALVRTLSLVLAR; encoded by the coding sequence ATGAACGTGCCCGTCGTCCTGAGCTGCGAACACGCGAGCCACGTGCTGCCGCCCGCCTTCGTCGGGCGCGCTTCCGAGCGAATCTTGCGCAGCCACCGCGGCTGGGATGCGGGCGCGCTTGCCGTTGCCAAAGCGCTGTCGCGCGCTTTGGCCGCGCCGCTGTTCGCCGGACGGGTATCGCGATTGCTCGTCGACCTGAACCGCAGTGCGACGCACCCAAAACTCAGCGCCATCGCCAAGGCGCACGAGCGCCCGCTTCTGGTCGCGCGCTATCACCGGCCCTTTCGCGACGCCGTGGCGCGGGCGCTGGCCCACGAGATTCGGGCTCACGGCTCTGTGTTGCACCTGTCGATCCACTCCTTCACGCCCGTGCTGCGGGGAGAGCGTCGCAACGCCGACCTTGGCCTGCTCTACGATCCGCGCCGCGCCAGCGAGCGGCGCTTGGCCCGAACGATGCAACCACTGCTGCGCGAGAACCTCGGCGCTCGCGTGCGCCTCAACTATCCCTATCGCGGCACCGCGGATGGACACACCACGGCACTGCGCCGCAGGTTCTCGGCGGCGTGTTACGCAGGCATCGAGTTGGAGCTGAATCGCGCGTGGATCTCACAGGCACACACTCGCGCACTTGTGCGTACCTTGTCGCTCGTGCTCGCGCGTTGA
- a CDS encoding glutamate-cysteine ligase family protein — MTTEDASPGLRLFEGFGVELEYMLVDADTLRVLPISDRVLCVDGRIENEVERGDISWSNELVLHVIELKTTEPSPTLQGLSSRFQRSTAELAALLEPHHARLLPSAMHPLMDPARETKLWSHDSQEIYETFDRIFDCRGHGWSNLQSVHLNLPFQGDEEFGRLHAAIRLLLPLLPALAASSPLQEGRLAPAKDARLLHYANNCRRLPIVTGRVTPEPLFDRASYEREVLAPIADAVAPFDTDGVLEAEWVNARGAIARFVRDSIEIRVIDVQEQPHADLGILQLAVFVLQGLVQRGATSFELQKSFTVDELDAIYQGTVREAGDARIGSERYLQALGIRAGAATAADVWRRLCDEASRAGVLGSDEASALDVILSRGALAKRILEAAGPSLNPADIVATYKALSQCLLDARSFLP; from the coding sequence ATGACCACTGAGGACGCCTCCCCGGGTCTGCGCCTGTTCGAGGGCTTTGGCGTCGAGCTCGAGTACATGCTGGTAGACGCGGACACTCTGCGCGTGCTGCCGATCAGCGACCGCGTGCTGTGCGTTGACGGAAGGATCGAAAACGAGGTCGAGCGCGGCGACATCTCCTGGTCCAACGAGCTCGTGTTGCACGTGATCGAGCTGAAGACCACCGAGCCCAGCCCGACCCTGCAGGGGCTGTCGTCGAGGTTTCAGCGCAGCACGGCGGAGCTCGCGGCGCTGCTGGAACCTCACCACGCACGCCTGCTGCCCAGCGCCATGCATCCGTTGATGGACCCCGCTCGCGAGACGAAGTTGTGGTCCCACGACAGCCAGGAAATCTACGAGACCTTCGACCGCATCTTCGACTGTCGCGGACACGGCTGGTCCAATCTGCAGAGCGTGCACCTGAACCTACCCTTTCAGGGGGACGAAGAATTCGGACGGTTGCATGCAGCGATACGCCTGCTCTTGCCCTTGCTCCCTGCCTTGGCCGCAAGTTCACCGCTGCAAGAGGGTCGCCTGGCCCCCGCCAAGGACGCCCGGCTGCTGCACTATGCGAACAACTGCCGTCGTCTTCCGATCGTGACGGGGCGGGTCACTCCAGAACCGCTGTTCGACCGCGCCAGCTACGAACGTGAGGTGCTCGCTCCCATTGCGGACGCCGTTGCGCCCTTCGACACCGATGGCGTGCTGGAAGCAGAGTGGGTCAACGCCCGTGGCGCTATCGCGCGCTTCGTGCGCGATAGCATCGAGATCCGCGTCATCGACGTGCAGGAGCAGCCCCACGCCGATCTCGGCATCCTGCAGCTGGCGGTGTTCGTGCTCCAGGGGTTGGTGCAGAGGGGAGCCACCTCCTTCGAGCTGCAGAAGAGCTTCACCGTCGACGAGCTGGACGCGATCTACCAAGGCACGGTGCGAGAAGCGGGGGACGCCCGAATCGGTTCCGAGCGCTACTTGCAGGCCCTGGGCATTCGCGCGGGCGCAGCTACCGCCGCAGACGTTTGGCGTCGCTTGTGTGACGAGGCATCCCGCGCGGGTGTCCTCGGCAGCGACGAGGCGAGTGCCCTCGACGTGATCCTGAGCCGCGGCGCCTTGGCCAAGCGCATCTTGGAAGCTGCGGGACCTTCGCTGAACCCTGCGGACATCGTGGCTACGTACAAGGCGCTTTCACAATGCCTGCTGGACGCGCGCTCCTTCCTACCATGA